A stretch of DNA from Candidatus Zixiibacteriota bacterium:
ATGCGATTGCCAGACCTGGCTTTCGATTTGTGGTTCGCCTCTACATAAATAAAATCTGGAGTAAGATATTTATTTGACAAACCTGTCCGGTTAATTTGCCGGGCAGGTTTTTTTTATTTATTTCAAAAAATATCTTGTCAAATTTCGTCAAATTATTAGATTTGGCCTTGTAGATATGACCAACTATTTTGGAGGAGATAGAACTATGGCTATGAAAATCACCGACGAATGCACCGCCTGTGATCTCTGCGTGGCGGAATGTCCGACGACCTCAATCACTGAAGGGGATGATATTTATATTATCGATCCTGAGACGTGTAACGAGTGCGAGGATCAGGAAGACGGACCTCAATGCGTGGCGGTTTGTCCTGTCGAATGTATAGAGAAGGCCAAGTAAGTTTGTTAACCGGAAACACCGCCTGCCTACTCGGCCGGCGGTTTTTTTTATGCGCAAATTTGAAATAAATGACAGTTTATCGGTAACCGATATCGGGATCGATATTTCAGGTGATTCTCTGGAGGAACTTTATATTGCCGGCGCCGAGGGAATGTTCAATATTATACTTGAAAATCCCGGTTGGCAGAAAGAAATGGCCCGAGAAATAGAATTGTCCAGCGGGACGGCAGATGAGCTTTTAATAGACTGGCTTTCGGAGTTGCTGTATTCTTTTGACGCTGAAGGATTAATAGCTACGGATTTTGAATTGTCAATCGCGGAAAAAACGGAGGAACTCTGTTTGTCCGCCAAGGTCCACTTCAGGAAGTTTGACTCGAACATTGATGTCGCGAAAAATGAAATTAAGGCCGTAACATATTACAGAGTGAATATAAAGCGAGAAGGAAATATTTATTCAACCCCGGTTATTTTTGACTTATGACTAAACTGGAGAAAATATCTGAAAACATCTGGGAAGTACCCGCTTCGGCTCGCCTGGAAATGAACGTGCCGGCGCGAATATTGTCGTCGGAAAAGCTGATTGGCGGGATTGATGAAAAAGTAATTGGGCAGATTACGAATGTCGCCTGCCTGCCGGGTATATATAAATACGCTATTTGCATGCCGGACGCTCATCTCGGTTATGGATTTCCGATAGGGGGCGTAGCCGCTTTTGATGCCGAGGATGGCGTGATTTCTCCGGGCGGAATAGGGTTTGACATTAATTGCGGGATGCGGTTAATCCGAACAAATTTAACTATTCAGGAGATAAAACCGAAATTATCTCAACTCATAGACGAGCTATTCAAAACAATACCGTCCGGCGTGGGATCAAAAGGACTGGTAAGGCTCAATCGTAAGGAATATAGCCAATTAATGCTCAACGGTTCAAAATGGTGCCTTGAAAATGGCCGGGCGACAGAATTAGATATTGAAAATACTGAAACGGAGGGATGGGTTGAAGGGGCTGATGTCCAGGCCGTTTCTGAAAAGGCGGCCAATCGCGGCCTCAATCAGATGGGGACATTGGGGTCGGGCAATCATTATCTGGAAATAGAGGTTGTGAGAAAAGACGGTATTATTGATAAAAATACGGCGCGGGGTTTCGGCATTTCTGAAGCCGGACAGGTCGTTATCGCGGTTCATTGCGGATCGCGAGGATTCGGGCATCAAATAGCGACCGATTATTTGAAGATTTTTACGGCCAAACGAAACAATTATAAACTAAATATTAAAGACAGGGAATTGGCGGCAGCGCCGATAAAGTCGCCTGAGGGACGAGCATACTATTCGGCGATGGCCTGCGCGGCCAATAGCGCCTTTGCTAATCGTCAGATTATAACGCATTATATACGCAAAGTGTTTGAAAATGTGTTTGGGCTTTCGGCATCTCAGTTGGAGCTGGAAACGGTTTATGATGTGGCGCATAATATCGCCCGATTCGAAAATTATAATATTGATGGTCAATCCCGAAAGGTTCTTGTTCATCGTAAAGGGGCTACGCGGTCGTTTGGTCCCGGTAATTCTGAAATTCCGGAGGCCTATCGAGCGTTGGGGCAGCCGGTGATCGTCGGCGGTTCGATGGAATCCGGTTCGGCGCTGTTTGTCGGCACTGAAAAAGCCGAAAATGAGTATTTTGGTTCGACAGTACACGGTTCCGGACGGGTTATGTCTCGTTCCAAGG
This window harbors:
- a CDS encoding 4Fe-4S binding protein translates to MAMKITDECTACDLCVAECPTTSITEGDDIYIIDPETCNECEDQEDGPQCVAVCPVECIEKAK
- a CDS encoding RtcB family protein, coding for MTKLEKISENIWEVPASARLEMNVPARILSSEKLIGGIDEKVIGQITNVACLPGIYKYAICMPDAHLGYGFPIGGVAAFDAEDGVISPGGIGFDINCGMRLIRTNLTIQEIKPKLSQLIDELFKTIPSGVGSKGLVRLNRKEYSQLMLNGSKWCLENGRATELDIENTETEGWVEGADVQAVSEKAANRGLNQMGTLGSGNHYLEIEVVRKDGIIDKNTARGFGISEAGQVVIAVHCGSRGFGHQIATDYLKIFTAKRNNYKLNIKDRELAAAPIKSPEGRAYYSAMACAANSAFANRQIITHYIRKVFENVFGLSASQLELETVYDVAHNIARFENYNIDGQSRKVLVHRKGATRSFGPGNSEIPEAYRALGQPVIVGGSMESGSALFVGTEKAENEYFGSTVHGSGRVMSRSKAKKKIRGDELQRDMLKRGITVKTGYLRGLAEEAGFAYKNIDEVSNAVNRLGLSKIVARFYPVANIKG
- a CDS encoding archease; the encoded protein is MRKFEINDSLSVTDIGIDISGDSLEELYIAGAEGMFNIILENPGWQKEMAREIELSSGTADELLIDWLSELLYSFDAEGLIATDFELSIAEKTEELCLSAKVHFRKFDSNIDVAKNEIKAVTYYRVNIKREGNIYSTPVIFDL